Genomic segment of Poecile atricapillus isolate bPoeAtr1 chromosome 8, bPoeAtr1.hap1, whole genome shotgun sequence:
CACTGCCacactgctggggtggggaggggacatTGCCAAGGTCTACAGCAAGAGGGTGGGATTGGCAGGAGTTTGCAGGAGCCCCCCACCAAGTCAGGCTCCTGGAAGATGCTGGCATTAGGAAGGATTGCTCAGCATACTGTAGGAGCTTGGCCAGCCTGGCCCCCCCCACCACCTCAGCTCCCCTCAAAAtgctcccttcccctcctgggTGGTCCTCATCCTGGGCAATAGCCAGCACCCCCTCTCCAGCATCTTCTGTGGCATCCTCAAGGCAGGAGTCTATTTCTGGGGCTCCTCCTACCCCCTCTGTAGGGCTGAGATCCGTGGGGACAGGGCCCCTTGCCCCCGTCAGAGGTGCTGTCTTGGGGGTCACCCTATGAGCAGCATTACAGTACATTCATGCCTCGGTGGAGTGGGGTTTGTGGGGCCCTGTCTGagccaccccagctccctctgtgCAACCCGAGGCAGGGATTTGGAGGGGGTCCTTCTTCCTCCACCGTGGGGGACACGGAGGCTAGAGGGGGGGGTCCTCTAGTCACCTCAGTTCCTTTAGCCCCTGCACCACGCAACCCCTGCATCCCATAGGCTCTCGCCGTCCCCCTAATCCACCAGTCACCCccgccctccctcctccctcctgttCCCGAAGCCCCCGCAGCCCATCCAGCTCCTCGAGTTCTCCATCCCCCAGGCTCTCCTGTGCCCCGaccccctcctgtccccctcgCCGAGCCCCTCGCTGGTGCCCCCCGTCCCCCCTCCTCTTGCCCCCCACCCTGCGGCGCCGCTGCACCGGGCACTCACGGCGTGTCCAAGCTCCTGTAGGGCCACGTTCATCCTGGCCATCCCGGGCCGCCTCCCGCCTAgctccgctccccgcccgggccgcgccgggcccccgccgccgccgcagcgcCGCCTGCCTCCGCCGCCGCCATGGCCCGCACCGGGCGCCGCGCTGCCGCCAAGACCGGCaccggggctgggcagggatggggccgGGTGGAGATGGGGCCGCGCCGGAGGGATGGAGCCGCAGGGGCTGAGACCGGCGGCGCGCGGACCGCAGGGACCGGGCGGGGGCGACGGGGGCCGGCGGCccgggaggggctggagcagggacccCGGTGCCCAGCCCGGTCGCACCGCTCAGCTCCACTCGGCCTGGCCCCCCCACCAAGGTGACCGCCCTGCGCACGGGAGGAGTAACGCACCGGCACCCGCACTGGTGTCTGCACCGGCACCGCCGCTTGCACCTCCGGAGAGCCGCAAAGGCGCCGAGACAGTGAACCGCAAAGGCACCCGCAGTCTCCCTCACCGACACCGGCCCTCGGACCGGCACTCACACCGGCTCGGGCAGCAGAACTCGGGCTCACACCCGGCTGGCCGCAAGGCGCGCCGGCATACGCACGCAGGGACACAAGGACCGGCTCCTGTCTTCAGCGCTCGGGCGGGCGCACCAGCGCCGCACGGTACCGTCACTGGCAGCGCGTAGGAATGGTGCAGAGCCGCAGCGCCCTGTCCGGTACCCGGGGACACCCCCCAGTGCAGCCTCCCGCGCAGGTGGATGCACACACGTACACTGACACCTCATCCCCGGTACCTAAAGGACGGCATCCCGATGTCACCCTTAGGCCCATAGCACACGCACCCAGGGGCGCGCAGCCATGGTCAGAGCCTTGGCGGTACGCGGGGAGAAGGCCGTGGCTGTGCAGAACTTCACACCTTGCCTTGATAGTTCCCAGTCCTGTGTAACCACCTGTCCAGGACAGGGCGTCACCGCAGGTCACCCGCTCGGTGCCCGGCGTGCTGCTGCGCAGGGGGTGAAAGTTCCCCCCGGGGTCCCTGGGACAGGGTGAGGCAGCGCCACCAGCCCAAACTGTGGAGCCAGGGACACAGTGGGTACGTGTGAGCAGGAGGGGTGCGTGTGAACACAGGTGGAGGAGCACCAGGGTGCCCACGGGTGTCTGTGACATGTGGGGGCCACAATGCTGCCAGCAATGCTACTTCACTTGCCCAGCTCGGGTGGCAGCGTTGACCGTGCCAGGGTGGTGGAGCCTCGGGTCTCCAGCTGCCAGTGCCACTGCCGGTGTCAGCGTCAGTGCCGGTGCCCCTGTCAATGTCCGTGTCAATGTCAGTACTGGTTTCACTGACAGTATCGGTACCGGTTTCAGTGTCAGTATCGGTGCCCGTGTCAATGTCAGTACTGGTTTGAGTGTCGACGCCGGTGTCAGTGTCGGTACCGGTGTCGGTATCGCTGTCAGTGTTGATGCCGGTGTCAGTGTCGATGCCGGTGTCAGTGTCGGTACCGGTGTCAGTGTCGATGCCATTGTCAGTGTCGGTACCGGTGCCAGTGTCGGTACCGGTGTCAGTGTCGATGCCATTGTCAGTGTCGGTACCGGTGCCAGTGTCGGTACCGGTGTCAGTGTCGATGCCATTGTCAGTGTCGGTACCGGTGCCAGTGTCGGTACCGGTGTCAGAGTCGATGCCATTGCCAGTGTCGATGCCGGTGTCAGTGTCGGTGTCGGTACCGGTGTCAGTGCCGGTACCGATGTCCCCGCACGTGGGGCCGTCCgcccctggccccgcccccggcgcgCGGCGGTGCCGTCACGGCGTTGCGCAGGCGCGGCGGAAGCACGGCCGGGCGAACATGGACGcgggcggtggcggcgggcAGAGCCGGGTGCAAGGCGGCCCTGGGGCGGGCGGCGACGAGAAGCCCACGCCGCCTTGGGGCCGAGACCGCCGGGACCCGCCGGCCGGGCCcgagaaggagcaggagctggtgaGTGCCGCCGCGCCGCGGGCCGCAGCTGAGTCACGGCCCGTTCGGGCCCGCGTCATCGGCGGGGCAGGACAGGACGTCATCCCGCGTCACGGGGTTGGCCGGCATCCCTGCGGGAACGGGACGTCATCCCACGTCACGGGGACAGCCAGCATCCCTCCGGGGACTCCCTCCGGCGGGGGCGCGTGACGGCAGCGGCGCGAGGGGTTCCCTTCGGCGGGGCGCCGGGACGTCATGGGGTGCCCGCCTGACGGAATTGAGGGCTCCCGTTTCTGGACGGGGGGCTCGGCGGCCTCAGGGCACTGTTGGTGAGGGAAGCTGCGGTGTAACCAGGGGGTGTGTGTGACAGTGGGCACTGTGGAGGGATCCCCGCTTTGCTCAGCATGGGGGTGATTTTGGCTCTGCGGGTCCCAGTTCCCTGGGTGACACAGCCTGTTGCTGAAGAGGCTGCTGTGAGTGGAGTGTCCCCCCTTTGGGCTGTGACCTGACGCGCCCCGCTCCGTGGGGTTGTTTACTGCACGGAGTAATGGGGGAGGTGCATCTCACACCCCAGGAATGGGTGGTTTCTTTGGGAGGGTGTCCTCAGTAATGTGAGCATTGCTCCATCCTAGCAGCACTGGGGCAAGATAGTGCCCTAAGCAATGAGTGCATCACTTTGTCCTGGtacccctgcagccctgcctctgTTACAGTGAGACTTACTGTGCTCTGCACCCTTAACTCTGCTTTCTCTTGTGCATTTTGGCAGTCTGAGGAGGACAAGCAGCTGCAGGATGAGCTGGAGATGCTGGTGGAACGCCTGGGGGTAAGTCTGTTCTCTGCCCCTCAGCAAGGAGTCCTAGCTGGGATTCAGCTCAGTCTGTCCCATGCTTACGGCTGTTCCTAGTGCAGTGGAGATGGGGGAATTTTACCTTGAGTGGGATGGGGCCCCTGCTTGTTTGCTGTGATCTGTCCCGTAGCCTTGCTTCTTGTCTGACCTGTGTCCAAGGGACCTCTGTGTCCCTGGTGTGAGAGAGGCTTTCTGTCCTGCTGTtccctccttctccagctcttgcGCTGAAGGAggcagcccagggtgggggaCTGTTCGGTTAAGAGCCATGACTCTGCTTGGGAAGGGCTAGTGAGGTGGTGCCTCAGAAACCAGCcccttgctccctgacaaaCAGCTTCCCTCTGCAGGAGAAAGACACATCACTCTACCGCCCTGCCCTGGAGGAGCTGCGGAGGCAGATCCGCTCTTCCACCACCTCCATGACCTCCGTTCCCAAGCCCCTCAAGTTTCTACGGCCCCATTATGGCAAGCTGAAGGAGATCTATGAGAACATGGCTCCGGGAGAGAATAAGGTAGAAACTCTTGGCCCCACCATCCCACGTGACTGAGGGGACAGTGCTGGGGCACGCCATTGCAGAGCCCTCTGGACCCTGGGATCTAACAGCAGTCTCTGTGACTTGCTTCAGAGGATTATAACTTGTCAGGACAGTACGTTTGCCACCTGTGGTGGTTTGCATGCACAGGGAGGGTGTTGTGTCCCTGGCTGCCCCTGGTTCCCTGTGCCTGGTCTGTGTTTGGAGCTCCGCACTCTTTCTGCAGCGCTTTGCAGCAGACATCATTTCTGTCCTGGCCATGACCATGAGTGGGGAGCGTGAGTGTCTGAAGTACCGGCTGGTGGGCTCCCAAGAGGAGCTGGCATCTTGGGGGCATGAATACGTCAGGTAAGCCTGAGTGGGACCAGAGCTTGGGGAAGGATAAGGGTTCAGGGGAATTTCATGGAGTGCTTTAGCCCTGGCCTGTCTGGGATCTGTCTTGACTAGCTGGTCATGTGTTTAGCTGCCCCTGTCACACCTGCATATGTGTCACTTCATGCTCTAATCATGGTGGTTTTCTAGCTGCAGGAGTCTTGCTTCTGTGGCCTCTGAAATCTCTGGTCTTAACCCTGGTCCTCATCTGGGCTTGTGCCCCATAAGCTCTGCAGAATGCAGAGCCTCCATAAACAGCACACAGCCCTGGCtaactgggagcagctgctccccatTCTCATGGCTCAGTGAAACTGGTTTTTGTAGTGTTGATATCCCTTTGTTCCTGCAGGCACTTGGCAGGAGAGGTGGCCAAGGAGTGGCAGGAAATTGATGAAGCTGACAAGGCTCAGAGGGACACACTCCTCACCCTGGTCAAGGAGATTGTCCCCTACAACATGGCCCACAATGCAGAGCATGAGGCCTGTGACCTGCTCATGGAGATAGAGCAGATGGACATGCTGGAGAAGTACATTGATGACAATGCCTACTCCAAAGTGTGCCTCTACCTGACCAGGTGAGGGGGCTTGGCAGGTCGAGCTGCTGGACGGGGCCTGATCCCTGTTGGGTCAAGATTGCCTGATCTGGTTGTCACCCTCATGTCTGTCTCCTCCTTAAAGCTGTGTAAGCTATGTCCCGGAGCCTGAGAACTCGGCTCTCTTGCGCTGTGCCCTGGGCATCTTCCGCAAATTCAATCGCTACCCTGAAGCCCTGCGCCTGGCTCTGATGCTCAATGATGTGGAGCTGGTGGAGGACATCTTCACTTCCTGCAAAGATGTGTAAGCAGAGATGttccctgccctctgcagcCTTTGCTCATCCTGATGAGGCAAGGCTCCCCATCTGGGTAGAGATAGGTTGGATCTGCCGCTGTGAGAGGTGTCTGGGGGTTTGGACTGAGACTCTTGTCCCTGAAATGAGGATGGGCAGGAGTGGGTCATGTCTGTATGTCTTGGGCAGGGCAGGTTGGCTCACTGCTTGGTGAACTTGTGTTTGTGCTGGGGCTTGCTGGGTTCTGGGTACTCAGGAAACCCCTCCCCTCTGTACAGAGTTGTCCAGAAGCAGATGGCCTTTATGCTGGGCCGCCATGGAGTCTTCCTGGAGCTGAATGAGGATGTGGAGGAGTACGAGGACTTAACAGAGATCATGTCCAATGTCCAGCTCAACAGCAATTTCCTGGCTTTAGCCAGAGAGGTGAGTGtcccagctgggaaaagcagcctGGGCTAcctccagctgtggctgccctggctgccaggCTCTGTGGCAAGATTTGTGGAGAAATCCATCATCCCTATGATCTGGGACAGATACCTCCTGGAGAGGTTGCCATTTTAGGATGTGCTGGCCAGGAGGTAACCCCCTTATCCCTTGTCTTTGCAGCTGGACATCATGGAGCCTAAAGTGCCAGACGATATTTACAAAACCCATCTGGAAAATAACCGTAAGGGCTTGTGTTGTGGCTTTTATCATCCCTATGTGTGTGGAGTTCTTGAGGCTGCCAGGCATCTCTGGGCCTGTGTGGTCAGATGTGTATCTGAGGTGGGCAGATAGCCTGCCCGTGGTCTCTGACCTGTGGATTTGGGCTTTGCCTTCCTGCTGGTGATGGGAAAGGTACTCATTCCCATATGGtggagggctggcagggcttctcttgctgctttccTCACCCTGTTGTTGTTCCACAGGGTTTGGGGGAAGTGGTTCCCAAGTGGATTCAGCCCGGATGAATTTGGCCTCCTCCTTTGTGAACGGCTTTGTGAATGCTGCTTTTGGACAGGACAAGCTGCTGACAGATGATGGCAATAAATGGTTGTACAAGAACAAGGACCATGGTGAGTTAGCCGGCtaggcagggctggaggtgccTCTAGGCTTGGGGTTACCACCCTGTCCCTTTTGGGGTAAGGGTGGCTGAGCTGGCCTATGTCCCTGGCTACCAAAAGCCCAAGGCAGGGGACATCAGTTCAGGCCTGATGCAGGCCTTTCTTCCCTGGAACCGCAGGGATGCTGAGTGCTGCAGCCTCACTGGGCACAATCCTACTGTGGGACGTGGATGGGGGACTCACGCAGATTGACAAGTACCTGTACTCCTCAGAGGATTACATCAAGGTCAGTGACTTACATCAAGGTCCTTGCTCTCTGTCTGTGTGGGGCAGTGAGCCCAATGTGCAGCTGGCTGGAGAATGGCACTTGCTTTGGTCCCCTGTGCAGCTCACCTCCTACACAGAGAAGGATGTCCTGTGTCCCAGGCTTTTGAGCAGCTCACAGCAAGGTGTGGATCTCTTGGTGACTGCCTGAAGCACTTTAGGGGCTCCCCTCATCACAGAGCTATGAGCTTTGGATTGCTCAGCTTGATCCAGAGTGGCGTTGCCCACTTTGTACCAACTTGCCCATTCTGGGGAGGGGATGTGATGTGTGAGGTGACATCAGTCACTGGCTGGCAGGGGGCTTTGTGTGATGGTGTGTAGTGTGTGATGGTGCTTCTTTCTTGCAGTCTGGAGCCCTCCTGGCCTGTGGCATCGTCAACTCAGGGGTGAAAAATGAGTGtgaccctgccctggccctCCTGTCTGACTATGTCCTCCACAACAGCAACACCATGAGGATTGGAGCCATTTTTGGGTAAGGATGTGGCCCCAGCCTCCCGTGCTGCACAGGGTGGTGCAACTCCTCCCTCACACCCCTCTGGTCTCTCTGCAGGCTGGGACTGGCATATGCGGGCTCCAACCGCGAGGATGTCCTGACTTTGCTGCTACCTGTGATGGGAGATTCCAAGTCCAGCATGGAGGTAGGTGGGGTTTGCCTGTGATTCCTACTTCCCTATCCagtgccctgcagctcctgggaatATAGACACTATTCTGTAGCCAGCTTGAGCTCCAAGAGCAAGGCTAcatgtccctgctcagcactgTGCTGTGCCAGAAGAGCATGACCCTATTTTCCTTatctgagctgctgccacagtGGGATTGCAGCAGATTTAGGAGGGTAGGAAACCATCAGGTCTCCCAGTACCCCAGATTTCCATAGGAGGTGGAGACCAAAGACACCTAGTGCTGTAGGCCAGCTTACTTTGTGCTGTCTCTGTTGTCTTGGATTAGGGTGGATACCTGTGTATGACATGGCTCCTTCCCCTATTACTAGGTGGCTGGTGTGACTGCCCTGGCCTGTGGAATGATATCAGTGGGCTCCTGCAATGGCGATGTCACCTCGACTATCCTCCAGACCATCATGGAGAAATCAGAGACAGAACTGAAGGACACGTATGCCCGGTGGTTGCCACTTGGCCTGGGCTTGAACCACTTGGGTAAGGCTGGACAGTGCCAGTGGCTCATGGGTTGGGGAACGAGGTGGGAGCATCCCTCCACCGCTGTCCTTTAATCACTATGCTTTCCTTgacagggaagggagaggcaATTGAGGCTATCTTGGCAGCACTGGAAGTAGTGTCGGAGCCATTCCGCAGCTTCGCCAACACGCTGGTGGATATCTGTGCTTATGCGGGTGAGTTGGGCTGGTTGAGgtgggggaggcaggagcaggtccagagctCTCTGCCTGCTTGCTGATCCTGGCCCTCCACTTTCTCCCCAGGCTCAGGGAATGTCTTGAAGGTGCAACAGCTCCTGCACATCTGCAGTGAGCACTTTGACTCcaaggagaaagaggaggacaaggacaaaaaggacaagaaagagaaggagaagaaagaaagctCAGCTGACATGGGTGCTCACCAGGTAGGGAAATGCGGGCTGGGATCTGTGTTCCTGGAGCAGGAACTGGCTGTGGAGGGGTCCCTAAGGCCCTTGTGGTGTGAGAGCTGAAGGAAAACAGTTCCTTACAGGATCCCCTGCTCACCCTGTCCCCCTAGGCTTGGGGTGGGCACAGAGGCTTAGGAAGTTGTACGTTGGGCTGggtgctccctgcctggcactcagtgcctgtgtccctgcagggtgtAGCGGTGTTGGGGATCGCACTCATTGCCATGGGTGAGGAGATTGGTGCGGAGATGGGCCTGCGCACATTCGGCCACCTGGTGAGTGACACTGGGagacagcacagagctgggaggggaccTCAGAGTAGAAACTGCATGTTGCCTCACATTTCAGTAGACCTTGCTGTGCTTGGTGACCTGGGTCTAACACCTGCCTCTCTGTGCAGCTGCGGTACGGGGAGCCCACCCTCCGCCGTGCTGTGCCCCTGGCCCTGGCTCTTATCTCAGTCTCCAATCCCCGGCTGAACATCCTCGATACTCTCAGCAAGTTCTCCCATGATGCTGACCCTGAGGTCTCCTACAACTCCATCTTTGCCATGGGCATGGTGGGCAGTGGtaagcctggggacagcctggtttggggtttgtttgggggGAGGGTGGGAGCCTTGCACACTACTCTGCCTGCACCTCCTTGTCCCCAGGTACCAACAACGCCCGGCTGGCAGCAATGCTGCGGCAGCTGGCCCAGTACCACGCCAAGGACCCCAACAACCTCTTCATGGTGCGGTTGGCCCAGGTGATGATACTGTGCTCACTGCTTGTGTGTGgaaggggaggtttggggtcccTGCCCTGGATGTAGGAGGAGAGTGGTGTCCTGGGGATGTCACCCTCCTGAGGGAGGGCTGGGAGTCCCAGGTTACCCCATCACTCTTTCATGTGCTTTCTCTGCCACACCAGGGCCTGACTCATCTGGGCAAGGGGACACTCACCCTGTGCCCATACCACAGTGATCGCCAGCTCATGAGCCAggtggctgtggctgggctGCTGACCGTCCTCGTGTCCTTCCTGGATGTGCGCAACAGTGAGTAGTGTGGGCTCTgttcccccagccctctctgccctgcagcGTGGGCATTGCTCAGCCCCTTTACTTCTGTCTCCCCTTCAGTTATCCTGGGCAAGTCCCACTACGTTCTCTATGGCCTTGTTGCTGCCATGCAGCCCCGCATGCTGGTCACCTTTGATGAGGAGCTGCGGCCTCTGCCTGTGTCGGTTCGGGTAGGACAGGTAaggggcagccagggctgggtaGGGGATGTGCTgatgtccctctgtgtccctgtcaTTGACCTCGCTCTTCTCTCACAGGCTGTGGATGTGGTGGGCCAGGCAGGCAAGCCCAAAACCATCACTGGCTTCCAGACTCACACAACaccagtgctgctggcacatGGAGAGCGGGCAGAGCTGGCCACAGAGGAGCACGTGCCTGTGACGCCCATCCTGGAGGGATTTGTTATCCTACGCAAGAATCCCAACTACGATGTTTGAGCCAAGGGGAAGCTTGGGGGGTGGGTAGGTGgtgtgggaggggagggaagtttgtttttgttactgGGAGTCAAGGAAATAAACTATGCGGGGACTAGTGCTGCCATCCTCTCCGTGGGCTGGGCTCTCATCCTTTTGGGTGTGCCAGTAGCCCATGGAGGCTATGCACAGTGCAGACCCCAAGGTGCAGGGCATGAACACAAGAGTTGTGGGGCGCCATGGGTACTCCTAAACTTCAGCATCCAGTTGTGCCCTGTGTGtgcgcctggcacagccacaTGTGCTCAGAGTGTGCAACTCCCCTTAAGCCCAGCATGGCCTGTCCCTGGCTGGGACTGCCCTCCTGGGGGATCTTGGCTGGCAGCTCTGAGCTTTCAACTGCTGTTCCAGATGTGCCGGGCTCTGCCATCAtttggtgctgctccagagctgacATTGAGGTTAAAAGCGgtcagggacagggaatggaaGCCACATGGAAAGTATTTTTAGTGAAGAGGAAAGCCCTGCCCTGTTTCCAAAACAGTGTCTGGGCCCTGCTGTCTTCCAGCTGGTTGGACAGGGAAGGTTGTGTCTGGGTGGAAGTGGGGTGCTGATTCACAAGAGGAGTGGGATGGATGCAGGGTGGGGGAAAAGTGCTGCATCCTGCAGGGTACAGGGTGGGGACCATGTCCCCTGTGGGTGTGGCATGCTGGGTGGGTTGAGGGCAGGTGCAGTTCCTGGTCGGGAGCGGGGTGGATGCTGGATGGATGGAAGTCACACGTGAGAGCAGACCCAGGGTGGATGCTGGTCCCGGGAAGGTGCTGGTGCAGGAGGGTGCGGCCACGGATGTGGCCAAGGCTGGACGGAGCACGGGCGGGTGCACGCCGGGGCAGCGTCAAGTTCTGGCTGGGGGGAAGGTCCTGGGTGAGACCGGGTCCCGGTGGTGCCACGCGCCGAATGGTCGCGGGTGGCGCTGGTGTCGGTCTCTGGGTGGCTGTGGGACCCAGGTGGTATCAGGCCCAGGGTGAGTGTGCGTCCCGAACGGTGCCGGTGCGCCCACTCACCTCGTGACTGTGCACGGGATGCGCGGCGGCGGACCGGGACGGCGGGCGTGGCTGCAGGGACGGGGCGTGGCCATGCGGACCCCGACCTCCTCTGGGACGCGCGGGCCGAGCCCCGCCCCGCCACGTGAccgcggcggcggggcgggcgcggcgtCGGCGCAACgtgcggggcgggggcggggcccggcgcGGCTGCGGGCGTGGCGGCTCCGCCCCCGTACGCCCCtcccccgcggcggcggcgggcgcgcgGCCCCACGGCCCCGCCCCCTGCGCGCGGCGCGGCTCCGGAAATGGTCGTGCTGCGCTGCGCTGCGGCTGCGTCGGGCCGCGCGCGCTGAAGGAGACTGAAGGTAACGGGCGGGGGCGGGGCAGGCGCGCGCcccgcggggggggggggggcgccGGTACCGGGGCCGCGCGTGCCGCCCTATTCCCCCCCCTTCCCCGGGCTTCGCTCCGCCGGGCCTTgtcgcgccgccgccgccgccaccacGTGGgtgccgccccgccgccgccgccacccccTTCCCACGCCCTGTCCCGTGCTTCGCTTCGCTGCTGGGCCGGGCCCTACTCGTCCCGATGGTCCCCACGTCCCGGTGAtcccgcggcggcggcgccggtCCGCGCCCACGTGCCGGCCGGTGCGCCCCGCcaccgccgccaccgccgcacACGTGCTCCCGGCGCCTAGGCCCTGCGCCGCCGCCGCATGTGTTGCGAGCCgtgccgcccccgccccgccgcgcccgtCTTCCCGTGCCGCCGCCGGTGCCCGCGGGGCCGCGGTTGCGGCCGGCAGTGACACGTGTCCTTGGCAGAGGCCACCGCTGCCGcgggggggagcggggccgccgGATGCCGCACCGGGCACCGCACCGCGCCCTCCCGCCGCCGCGATGGTGGTGCCGCCGCCCCGGGACGGAGCCGGCCGCAGCCGCCGGTTTGGCCGCCGCCTCGGCCTGGGGGCGAGGCCGCGCTTGGGCCTGGCGGGGCCGGCCGCTCTTGGGCCACTGCCGCGGCCTGTCCCAGCCCCGCTGTCGGTGATCCTCGTCTTGTCCCCCATTCCCCTGTGCGTTCTCTCCTCCCCGAACCGTTGCTCCCGGCCCCCGGCCCCTCACTCGGACCGAGCTGGGCCTTCCCGGACTCCCCCCGGGCAGGGACCCCCCGCCCCGTCGGCGGGCCCAGCACAGGCCGCGGCCCGGCCGCTCCCGGCTCAAGAGGCGGCTGCGACTCCGATTACAAACAGCCGCGGCAATGCCCCGTTGTCCCCCCAGGACGGAACCCACATTCTCCAGTCCTGCTGGGCTGCCCGGGCCAGTGCGAAGCCGGGGTTGGGCCGGTATCCCCCCGCGGGGCCCGGCttgatttctctctctctctctctcccccctccttcctctctcccagtCAGTCGGATGAACGGTCTCTGCAGGCCCGCTCAGCCGGCCCAGGTTTTTCCCGCGGGGGGGTGAGTATCTTGCTCGCTCCCGGTTGTGTCTGGCGGAGGAGACCAGGTCTGGCTGTCCccgggtgtccctgtcccctgtgagACAATCCTCCCCCtc
This window contains:
- the PSMD2 gene encoding 26S proteasome non-ATPase regulatory subunit 2, with the protein product MDAGGGGGQSRVQGGPGAGGDEKPTPPWGRDRRDPPAGPEKEQELSEEDKQLQDELEMLVERLGEKDTSLYRPALEELRRQIRSSTTSMTSVPKPLKFLRPHYGKLKEIYENMAPGENKRFAADIISVLAMTMSGERECLKYRLVGSQEELASWGHEYVRHLAGEVAKEWQEIDEADKAQRDTLLTLVKEIVPYNMAHNAEHEACDLLMEIEQMDMLEKYIDDNAYSKVCLYLTSCVSYVPEPENSALLRCALGIFRKFNRYPEALRLALMLNDVELVEDIFTSCKDVVVQKQMAFMLGRHGVFLELNEDVEEYEDLTEIMSNVQLNSNFLALARELDIMEPKVPDDIYKTHLENNRFGGSGSQVDSARMNLASSFVNGFVNAAFGQDKLLTDDGNKWLYKNKDHGMLSAAASLGTILLWDVDGGLTQIDKYLYSSEDYIKSGALLACGIVNSGVKNECDPALALLSDYVLHNSNTMRIGAIFGLGLAYAGSNREDVLTLLLPVMGDSKSSMEVAGVTALACGMISVGSCNGDVTSTILQTIMEKSETELKDTYARWLPLGLGLNHLGKGEAIEAILAALEVVSEPFRSFANTLVDICAYAGSGNVLKVQQLLHICSEHFDSKEKEEDKDKKDKKEKEKKESSADMGAHQGVAVLGIALIAMGEEIGAEMGLRTFGHLLRYGEPTLRRAVPLALALISVSNPRLNILDTLSKFSHDADPEVSYNSIFAMGMVGSGTNNARLAAMLRQLAQYHAKDPNNLFMVRLAQGLTHLGKGTLTLCPYHSDRQLMSQVAVAGLLTVLVSFLDVRNIILGKSHYVLYGLVAAMQPRMLVTFDEELRPLPVSVRVGQAVDVVGQAGKPKTITGFQTHTTPVLLAHGERAELATEEHVPVTPILEGFVILRKNPNYDV